From the genome of Clavelina lepadiformis chromosome 2, kaClaLepa1.1, whole genome shotgun sequence:
ATCAAGAGGAAGGTTTTTGTCTCTTCCAAGTGCTATTGCTTTAGTTTCCCCTTCTTCTGATGAGTCATCATCACTTTCATCAAACTCGCTCTGATCATGATTCGTTGAAATGTATTCATCCGCCAGTGATGATCTTGATCTTTGATCCTTTGCTGATAAGGAGGTGAAGCTGCTGCGTGGATGAATCCCACTTTCTCCTTCGTCAAAAGACGAAGAAGAATCATCTTCCTCTAATGACCTATTGGTTCTATAGTGAGTCTTGCGATGATGCAAAACAATCTCGTGGTCTGACGAGGAGGAACTGTCCTGATGACTGTCATTGTTGGCACTTGATGTTGAGCACCAATCACTTTCCACGATTTTAGCTTCTTCATTATCGGAACTTTCACTGTAAAATAATCATTGTTTTCACAGATCTTACATGACAATATCTATGCCATATCTGCCTTAAATAGACAGCAAGTCAGGTTTAAAAACCCGTCGATTTACCTCAAGGAGCTTTCATTGAAGTCTTGCTTATATCCTTCTACAAATGCTATTCGAGCCTTTTCCAGaattttttcaacaactttttcaGATTCCATGAGTTTTGTTTCAAGTTGATCCAACTcatattttgtcaatttagttttctgtttttctcTTCCACCTCGATTATGATTCGGAGGATCAATTGTGATGTTTCTTGTGTGCTg
Proteins encoded in this window:
- the LOC143447175 gene encoding uncharacterized protein LOC143447175, yielding MTLKTQLIIAGAGAALFVAFLVPMLSQRSKPNAVVPPVEKPPHSKRGENSRRTFTHSGQKPEVKKSSRSWLATLAPAYTVAVLGYVAYIIYKIMKKKHTRNITIDPPNHNRGGREKQKTKLTKYELDQLETKLMESEKVVEKILEKARIAFVEGYKQDFNESSLSESSDNEEAKIVESDWCSTSSANNDSHQDSSSSSDHEIVLHHRKTHYRTNRSLEEDDSSSSFDEGESGIHPRSSFTSLSAKDQRSRSSLADEYISTNHDQSEFDESDDDSSEEGETKAIALGRDKNLPLDSLATGAIPAENSRQVDVETLGGVESTKSMGDCVEQNKYLVETSQKVLQEMEHLKEYLKEVKQEQS